The following proteins are encoded in a genomic region of Glycine max cultivar Williams 82 chromosome 18, Glycine_max_v4.0, whole genome shotgun sequence:
- the LOC106797021 gene encoding uncharacterized protein, with protein MVVNRRNKLVKIDPLSSPSDPNITVVGVGIREDVEKLLKDYNLNVVNVRDLRSFAAEKLGDLGLKRAGLKSLALRGMGLEVAKPKRVTRSRWDNPWLTAEQVQYAAVDAFLSYETGRRLSSHN; from the exons ATGGTTGTCAACCGTCGTAATAAGCTTGTTAAAATTGAC CCTCTCTCGTCTCCTTCTGACCCCAACATCACTGTCGTTGGGGTTGGGATCCGAGAAGACGTGGAGAAGCTTCTGAAAGATTATAATCTTAACGTGGTCAATGTTCGTGACCTTCGCTCCTTCGCTGCGGAGAAGCTTGGGGACCTTGGGCTGAAGCGGGCCGGGCTCAAGTCCTTGGCCCTCCGAGGGATGGGCCTGGAGGTTGCCAAGCCCAAGCGGGTCACGAGGAGTAGGTGGGATAATCCCTGGCTCACTGCTGAGCAGGTTCAGTACGCGGCCGTTGATGCCTTTCTCTCTTACGAGACTGGTCGCCGTTTGAGTTCTCATaactaa
- the LOC102660035 gene encoding uncharacterized protein has product MVANSTPLGKQEYTIPLEVLVDKEKNNVVFAVAGKDFVDVLLSFLTLPLGTIAKTVAKESNVQPVKVGSLSSMYESMSHFEEKHLWTKTCKEMLLQPRNSMEDYCQQLKLNIDDTEPKRYYFCENWSECIIKPPLVTTFRNQRCRCGKLMNRVLGSSDELNLENGFVKEIASFIVSDDLYITPNVFGESVNLFQKLGIEDMEAVEERIVDISKKEVVDLLKFSLISRTPLTDLFLRKEQYVDNFNPINQNQFEIGKTPCDKGRQMVLKIQIRKSNGKILFAEAEEEFVDFLFSFLTFPLGGVLHMLEGFSSVSCIDKLYRSMNELSSDRYLTSQGIKEKLANPPCAPQFNLNNQILPIGAESFPFTYSFYGRSFNIVDPKSSAGESSSLLGFVKGPAMYMVTDDLVVTPMSSISAVSYLKRLPVPLSDMEERVITIGVKEGLGILKASLTSTFALTNGLKHFIKTTEENGPITSAR; this is encoded by the exons ATGGTTGCAAATTCAACTCCATTAGGCAAACAAGAATACACAATTCCCCTGGAGGTTTTGGTCgacaaagagaaaaataatgttgTGTTTGCTGTAGCAGGGAAGGATTTTGTGGATGTTCTATTGAGTTTCTTAACTTTGCCTTTGGGGACTATTGCTAAAACAGTGGCTAAGGAGTCCAATGTACAACCAGTGAAAGTTGGTAGCCTGAGTTCAATGTATGAAAGTATGTcacattttgaagaaaaacatttaTGGACAAAGACATGCAAAGAAATGCTACTGCAGCCAAGGAACTCCATGGAAGATTATTGTCAACAACTGAAGCTGAATATCGATGATACTGAGCCCAAGAGGTACTACTTTTGTGAGAACTGGTCCGAATGTATTATAAAGCCGCCCCTTGTGACTACTTTTAGGAATCAAAGATGTCGTTGTGGAAAACTAATGAATAGGGTGCTGGGATCCTCAGATGAACTGAATTTAGAAAATGGCTTTGTAAAGGAGATTGCTTCTTTTATAGTTTCTGATGATCTTTACATAACGCCTAATGTTTTTGGAGAAAGTGTAAACCTGTTTCAGAAGCTTGGAATCGAAGACATGGAAGCGGTTGAGGAACGAATTGTTGATATCAGCAAGAAGGAG GTAGTGGACTTGCTCAAGTTTTCATTGATCTCAAGGACCCCTTTGACAGACTTATTCTTAAGAAAGGAACAATATGTTGATAATTTTAACCCAATAAACCAAAACCAGTTTGAGATTGGAAAAACACCATGTGATAAGGGTAGGCAAATGGTTCTGAAAATACAAATAAGAAAATCTAATGGGAAGATTCTGTTTGCTGAAGCAGAGGAAGAGTTTGTAgactttctttttagttttctcACTTTTCCCTTGGGAGGAGTGCTTCATATGCTTGAAGGATTTTCTTCTGTAAGCTGCATAGATAAATTATATAGGAGCATGAATGAGTTGAGTTCAGACAGATATTTAACCTCACAAGGAATCAAAGAGAAACTAGCCAATCCTCCATGTGCTCCACAATTTAATCTCAACAACCAGATATTACCAATTGGAGCAGAAAGCTTTCCTTTTACTTACTCATTTTATGGTAGATCATTTAATATTGTTGATCCTAAGTCCTCTGCTGGAGAATCATCAAGTCTTCTAGGATTTGTGAAAGGACCAGCAATGTACATGGTGACAGATGACTTGGTTGTGACTCCAATGTCATCCATTTCTGCTGTTTCATATCTAAAAAGACTTCCGGTACCACTCTCTGACATGGAGGAAAGGGTCATAACAATTGGTGTGAAGGAG GGTCTTGGAATATTGAAAGCTTCATTGACCTCAACATTTGCTTTGACAAACGGCCTGAAACACTTCATAAAAACCACTGAGGAGAATGGACCAATCACTTCCGCACG GTAA